The following proteins come from a genomic window of Miscanthus floridulus cultivar M001 chromosome 2, ASM1932011v1, whole genome shotgun sequence:
- the LOC136540057 gene encoding uncharacterized protein, translating to MGGRLVSVLRWPPDLGLPSLAALLPSPPAHLRVQVQEWWQWQRSRPEQLGAAARRWPELVRDVPLLVDAALWGVVTAVESVALVSMMCFFFLCCGCTL from the coding sequence ATGGGGGGAAGGCTGGTGTCCGTGCTCCGGTGGCCGCCGGACCTGGGCCTGCCGAGCCTGGCCGCGCTGCTCCCCTCGCCGCCCGCGCACCTCCGGGTCCAGGTCCAGGAGTGGTGGCAGTGGCAGCGGTCGCGCCCCGAGCAActcggcgcggcggcgcggcggtggcCCGAGCTCGTGCGGGACGTGCCGCTCCTGGTGGACGCCGCGCTCTGGGGCGTCGTCACGGCCGTCGAGTCCGTCGCGCTCGTCTCCATGatgtgcttcttcttcctctgctgCGGCTGCACGCTCTGA